The Fulvia fulva chromosome 6, complete sequence genome includes a window with the following:
- a CDS encoding Beta-1,2-xylosyltransferase 1 — translation MAQETDASDERDKARLLEGAGDDEFELDDFEEEEAIKQEQEHETRPRWQTHQTTSWHAITAKLSKRMVVIACVCIVLVAGLVWVHLPSRVSIDPAIMSHAIDNLIKDANATFTAMIAEGNPATVAEAAVAYRARRGRHPPPHFDKWFAWAQEHECTHIESMFDQVYEDIEPFWGVDGARVRADAASWPLILSVRDGEIDRRRVLAPEWGSRDLAWADMLKQIPSDGLPDVDMPLNNDDKAHIFVPWEDVNRYMEAAVKTKQLRSAEDMSQDYSSYPAPDEPSFDVFPDYPSEENMWRLVRDTCHPASRARTLEQDSDFTTPAENPKHIGAHMSSGFVANWTASKSACEVPDIRNVHGFFINSFPSSHMHWKRPGDDDRLLTRHFFPMFSSGKLHGSNNDIVIPPATSWGETYFSEDETLWEKKDDKVFWRGTATGGKNDRTNWTRFHRHRFISMTNGTQVAMTEQNPNPPAHVPGGDPPLPYNIPLPDPQMYPIAATTAERPSKLSSWISSWAATAFVDLSCDEQVENVTIEALSKVCPYNYEWYTSVDRTPMEYMYRHKYLPDIDGHGYSGRFRSLMDSDSVPLKATIWAEWSTSRLYAWKHFVPMDNTFMDLYGLVEYFLGYHPTAEGKAEAVRGGHDKEAKAIADAGREWASKVSRKDDMVLYLWRVVLEYARAVDDRREELGYVQDILDDSGV, via the coding sequence ATGGCCCAGGAGACGGACGCTTCGGATGAGCGAGACAAGGCCAGACTGTTGGAGGGCGCTGGTGACGATGAGTTCGAGCTCGACGATTTCGAGGAAGAAGAAGCCATCAAGCAAGAGCAGGAGCACGAGACGCGGCCAAGATGGCAGACACATCAGACCACCAGCTGGCACGCGATCACCGCAAAGCTGAGCAAGAGGATGGTGGTGATAGCTTGCGTATGTATCGTGCTCGTCGCAGGTCTTGTTTGGGTGCACCTTCCCAGCAGAGTGTCAATCGACCCTGCCATAATGTCCCATGCGATTGACAACCTGATCAAAGATGCCAATGCCACTTTCACGGCTATGATAGCTGAAGGCAACCCTGCCACAGTCGCAGAAGCAGCAGTAGCCTACCGAGCACGACGAGGTCGACATCCTCCTCCCCATTTTGACAAATGGTTCGCGTGGGCGCAAGAGCATGAGTGCACACATATTGAGTCCATGTTTGACCAGGTATACGAAGACATTGAGCCGTTCTGGGGCGTGGATGGAGCGAGAGTGCGCGCAGACGCTGCTTCCTGGCCGTTGATACTTTCTGTTCGTGATGGAGAGATAGACCGAAGGCGTGTTCTGGCCCCGGAGTGGGGTTCAAGAGATCTCGCGTGGGCAGATATGCTCAAGCAGATTCCTTCTGACGGGCTTCCGGATGTCGACATGCCACTAAACAACGACGATAAAGCGCATATCTTTGTGCCGTGGGAGGACGTCAATCGCTACATGGAAGCTGCTGTGAAGACTAAACAGCTACGTTCGGCCGAAGACATGTCTCAAGATTACTCGTCGTATCCTGCACCTGATGAACCCAGCTTCGACGTCTTTCCGGACTATCCCTCCGAGGAGAATATGTGGCGGCTGGTACGAGATACATGTCACCCAGCCAGTCGTGCAAGAACTCTGGAACAAGACTCGGACTTTACGACACCTGCCGAAAATCCCAAGCACATTGGCGCTCACATGTCTTCCGGCTTTGTCGCGAACTGGACCGCATCGAAATCTGCCTGCGAGGTTCCTGACATCCGAAACGTACACGGCTTCTTCATCAACAGCTTTCCCAGCTCACACATGCACTGGAAGCGACCGGGAGACGATGATCGACTACTCACACGACACTTCTTCCCGATGTTCTCCTCCGGCAAACTTCACGGCTCGAACAACGACATCGTGATTCCGCCCGCCACCTCATGGGGTGAGACCTACTTCAGCGAAGACGAGACGCTTTGGGAGAAGAAGGACGACAAAGTCTTCTGGCGAGGAACGGCCACTGGGGGCAAGAACGACCGTACGAACTGGACGCGCTTCCATCGCCATCGCTTCATCAGCATGACCAACGGCACACAGGTCGCCATGACCGAGCAGAATCCTAATCCACCCGCTCATGTCCCTGGCGGAGATCCACCTCTGCCGTATAACATTCCTCTCCCGGATCCACAGATGTATCCGATCGCTGCTACAACCGCTGAGAGGCCGTCGAAATTGAGTAGCTGGATCTCAAGCTGGGCTGCCACGGCCTTTGTCGACTTGAGCTGCGATGAACAAGTCGAAAATGTCACCATCGAGGCCTTGTCCAAGGTGTGTCCGTACAATTATGAGTGGTATACTTCGGTGGACCGTACACCCATGGAGTACATGTATCGACACAAGTACCTTCCAGACATCGACGGCCACGGCTACTCTGGTCGCTTTCGTTCATTGATGGACTCAGACTCCGTGCCTCTCAAAGCAACCATCTGGGCGGAgtggtcgacttcgcggctGTATGCTTGGAAACATTTCGTGCCTATGGATAATACTTTCATGGATCTGTACGGTTTGGTGGAGTACTTTCTAGGCTATCATCCCACTGCGGAAGGCAAAGCGGAAGCTGTGAGGGGAGGTCATGACAAGGAAGCGAAAGCTATTGCTGATGCGGGGCGGGAGTGGGCGTCGAAGGTGTCGAGGAAAGATGATATGGTGTTGTATCTTTGGAGGGTGGTGTTGGAGTATGCGAGGGCTGTGGATGATAGGAGGGAGGAGCTGGGTTATGTACAGGATATACTTGACGACAGTGGTGTGTAG
- a CDS encoding MFS transporter prlL, which yields MTSSDPIKDGKGNVELHEVALDEKLAVVAVDKDGFGARKKVDPKEIKLVRKSDLYMMPTLWLMYFLNFLDRNAMVNGKLNGLATDLNLKGTEYQTCVSILFVGYLLGQVPSNMLLNRVRPSWFMGGFMMAWSIVSLLTYMCHNYTTMLVCRFLLGVTEAPFYPGALYMISMFYTKKEMATRMSVMYTGNMLASSFSGLIAAPIFSELDGHKGLSGWQWLFIIQGAASIGVAFAAVFLLPDSPLKTRWLTQEERLIAHQRIFDDQTGRRSEKSSVWKGLREACIDYKTWIFCLMDNLHLSANGFKNFLPSVVETLGFNTTTTLALTCPPYLVAGFISIAVSWSSGRFNERTWHTTVSKVIACVGLAVAAGTTSIAGRYAGIMIFVGATYGVNNIILAWSAASLGETDEKKAVAIAMTNTFGNIASIYTPYLRPDSSAPRYIPAFMASIGFSMGVVICA from the exons ATGACGTCCTCAGACCCCATCAAGGACGGCAAGGGCAATGTGGAGCTTCACGAAGTTGCCCTGGACGAGAAGCTTGCAGTCGTCGCCGTCGACAAAGATGGATTCGGCGCCAGAAAGAAGGTCGACCCTAAGGAGATCAAGCTCGTGCGAAAGAGTGATTTGTATATGATG CCCACGCTATGGCTCATGTACTTCCTCAATTTTCTCGATCGAAACGCGATGGTCAACGGAAAGCTCAACGGGCTCGCGACGGACCTTAATTTGAAGGGTACAGAGTATCAGACCTGCGTATCCATACTATTCGTCGG CTACCTACTGGGCCAAGTACCCTCGAACATGCTTCTCAACCGCGTCCGTCCATCGTGGTTCATGGGTGGCTTCATGATGGCTTGGTCGATTGTCAGTCTCCTGACATACATGTGCCACAACTACACCACTATGCTTGTTTGCCGATTCCTGCTGGGCGTTACTGAGGCACCGTTCTATCCGGGCGCCTTGTATATGATCAGCATGTTCTACACGAAAAAGGAGATGGCCACGCGAATGTCGGTGATGTATACAGGGAATATGCTGGCCAGCTCGTTTTCTGGCCTCATCGCAGCTCCTATCTTTTCCGAACTGGATGGGCATAAGGGCCTCAGTGGCTGGCAGTG GTTGTTCATCATCCAAGGCGCCGCATCTATTGGCGTAGCATTCGCAGCAGTCTTTCTCTTACCTGACAGTCCATTGAAGACCCGGTGGCTCACCCAAGAGGAACGCTTGATCGCCCATCAACGCATCTTTGACGATCAGACCGGTCGCCGCTCAGAGAAGTCTAGTGTCTGGAAAGGCCTGCGGGAGGCCTGCATAGACTACAAGACCTGGATCTTTTGTCTTATGGACAACTTGCACCTGTCAGCCAACGGCTTCAAGAACTTTCTTCCTTCGGTCGTGGAGACGCTGGGCTTTAATACCACCACAACGCTAGCACTGACATGTCCACCTTATCTCGTTGCCGGCTTCATCAGCATCGCCGTGTCATGGAGCTCTGGTCGATTCAACGAGCGGACCTGGCACACAACTGTCTCGAAAGTGATCGCGTGTGTTGGGCTCGCCGTGGCCGCGGGTACTACCAGCATTGCTGGTCGATACGCCGGCATCATGATCTTTGTCGGCGCAACTTATGGCGTCAACAATATCATCCTTGCCTGGTCCGCTGCCAGTCTGGGAGAGACTGATGAGAAGAAAGCCGTCGCTATCGCCATGACGAACACTTTCGGGAACATTGCTTCCATCTATACGCCGTACCTCCGGCCGGACTCGAGTGCGCCTCGTTATATCCCGGCGTTCATGGCGAGCATTGGCTTTTCGATGGGAGTCGTCATTTGTGCTTGA
- a CDS encoding Pantothenate transporter FEN2, producing the protein MGFLHKLRVAVWGEPPSTQAESRLLLKVDVFVLTYVCLMYWVNYLDRANLNNAYVSGAREDLGFKGTQLNQINTIFYGGYLLGQIPNNLIMQKIPPRIWLPTTCLCWGFLTLGFFEASCFVGVQWILGSWYKPEEIGKRTAIFTSSGLAGTLFSGIMQGSIYTNLNGKAGLAGWRWLFVIDFLITFPVAIYGFLCFPDTPTSTKAKYLTSEEKMLAVERLPEVSKQRGVLGWSLIRRVVFSWQWWAFVWLWIAGSNTEMWSSNAIMQLWLKSTGDYTTQQVNYIPSSVSGFGIVATLLLGWYSDYNTRNRWHAFILLSFTAVISGALMLSPPTRAAKFVALVMNGAQYAGQMIAFAWANDLTRNDDAKRAVVISSMNLFSVAVYLFWSLLFYNATQAPDWYEGSCAMIAMGCFLFVVTIVSYILQRRQEKQEDEAIERFVVPAEKVDINNGTLA; encoded by the exons ATGGGCTTCCTTCACAAACTGCGCGTCGCCGTCTGGGGCGAACCGCCATCGACCCAAGCAGAATCCCGACTCCTTCTCAAAGTCGACGTCTTCGTGTTGACTTATGTCTGTCTCATGTACTGGGTCAACTACCTCGACAGAGCCAACCTCAACAATGCCTATGTCAGCGGTGCCCGCGAAGATCTCGGCTTTAAAGGCACTCAGCTGAACCAGATCAACACAATCTTCTATGGCGGTTACCTTCTCGGCCAGATCCCCAACAATCTGATCATGCAGAAGATCCCACCTAGGATATGGCTCCCGACGACATGTCTATGTTGGGGATTCCTGACGCTGG GCTTCTTCGAGGCGAGCTGTTTCGTCGGCGTTCAGTGGATTCTTGGATCATGGTATAAGCCTGAGGAGATCGGCAAGAGGACAGCCATCTTTACGAGCTCTGGTCTTGCTGGCACGCTCTTCAGTGGAATCATGCAAGGCTCAATCTACACCAATCTCAACGGCAAGGCCGGGCTTGCGGGTTGGCGATGGCTTTTCGTGATTGACTTTCTGATCACGTTCCCTGTAGCCATATACGGCTTTCTTTGCTTTCCGGACACGCCGACAAGCACGAAAGCCAAGTATCTCACGAGTGAGGAGAAGATGCTGGCAGTCGAGCGCTTGCCAGAGGTCAGCAAGCAGCGTGGTGTCCTTGGCTGGAGTCTGATACGCCGAGTCGTCTTCTCTTGGCAGTGGTGGGCCTTCGTTTGGCTCTGGATCGCAGGCAGTAACACCGAGATGTGGTCGAGCAACGCTATCATGCAGCTCTGGTTAAAGAGCACTGGCGACTACACCACTCAGCAAGTCAATTACATCCCATCCTCGGTCAGCGGCTTTGGGATCGTGGCTACGCTTCTTCTCGGCTGGTACAGCGACTACAACACACGTAATCGGTGGCACGCGTTCATCCTCCTCTCCTTCACAGCCGTCATATCTGGAGCACTGATGCTGTCGCCTCCCACTCGCGCTGCAAAATTTGTGGCACTCGTCATGAATGGTGCTCAATACGCCGGTCAGATGATTGCGTTTGCTTGGGCAAACGATCTGACACGTAACGATGATGCGAAGAGAGCGGTGGTGATTTCGAGCATGAACCTGTTTAGCGTTGCAGTGTATCTGTTCTGGAGCTTACTGTTCTACAACGCCACCCAAGCCCCTGATTGGTATGAAGGCAGTTGCGCAATGATAGCGATGGGGTGTTTCTTGTTCGTGGTCACGATTGTGTCCTACATACTGCAGAGACGGCAAGAGAAGCAAGAGGATGAGGCGATCGAGAGATTCGTTGTGCCTGCGGAGAAAGTTGATATCAATAATGGGACTTTAGCATAA
- a CDS encoding Cytochrome b2, mitochondrial, translated as MASPDTNSISPQEKRAIEKANQVEASYLKPDLNSLISVRDFEDVARQVFTPKCFAFYSSAATDLVSHRANLEVNKKLLLRPQVLRNVKEVQTKRRILGCESSVPFFFSPAAMAKLAHPDGELAVARACGEQGIVQTISSNASYALADIVSAGQPNQPFFFQLYVNSERHKTEELLRHAKAVGVKAVVVTVDAPVPGKREADERIAAENVSAAISGAVAHNDKKGGGLGRVMGKYIDSTLSWDDLPWLRRVSDVPIVLKGIQTAADARKAAEHGVEGILLSNHGGRSLDTVQPAMLTLLELHKSCPEVFEQLEVYVDGGFTRGTDTLKAIALGATAVGIGRPWLYALSYGQEGVSSLIEILKDELETSMRLAGVTDVDQAHPGMVNTALLEPLVRSSEEHPWISWRPRSRL; from the exons ATGGCCTCACCAGACACGAACAGCATCTCTCCGCAGGAAAAACGTGCAATCGAGAAAGCCAACCAGGTGGAAGCCTCTTACCTCAAGCCCGACTTGAACAGCTTGATCTCCGTGCGAGACTTTGAAGATGTGGCTCGTCAGGTCTTCACGCCCAAGTGCTTCGCGTTCTACTCCTCGGCAGCCACAGACTTGGTCTCTCACCGAGCGAATCTCGAAGTCAACAAGAAGCTACTACTGCGACCTCAAGTGCTACGCAATGTGAAGGAAGTGCAGACGAAGCGACGAATTCTGGGCTGTGAATCAAGCGTTCCTTTCTTTTTCAGCCCGGCGGCGATGGCGAAATTGGCGCACCCGGACGGAGAGTTGGCTGTAGCGAGGGCATGCGGTGAACAGGGTATTGTACAGACA ATTTCCAGCAACGCATCGTATGCTCTGGCAGACATAGTCTCTGCAGGGCAACCGAATCAACCATTCTTCTTCCAGCTATATGTCAACTCCGAACGGCACAAAACAGAAGAGTTATTGAGACATGCAAAAGCCGTGGGCGTCAAAGCAGTTGTGGTCACGGTCGACGCACCTGTACCTGGCAAGAGGGAAGCAGACGAAAGGATAGCAGCAGAGAACGTATCAGCTGCCATTAGCGGAGCTGTGGCACACAACGACAAGAAAGGTGGAGGCCTCGGTCGTGTTATGGGCAAGTACATCGACTCGACGCTCAGCTGGGACGATCTACCGTGGCTGAGGAGGGTATCGGATGTTCCGATTGTGCTCAAAGGCATTCAGACCGCTGCAGATGCACGAAAGGCCGCAGAACACGGCGTTGAGGGCATTCTGCTCAGCAACCATGGAGGACGATCTCTGGACACCGTGCAGCCGGCCATGCTCACTCTACTGGAGCTTCACAAATCATGCCCAGAGGTCTTCGAGCAGCTGGAGGTATACGTCGATGGTGGATTTACTCGCGGCACTGACACATTGAAGGCTATTGCTCTCGGCGCGACTGCTGTCGGCATCGGGCGCCCTTGGCTGTATGCTCTGAGCTATGGACAAGAAGGCGTGAGCAGTTTGATTGAGATCCTGAAAGACGAGCTGGAGACTTCGATGAGGCTCGCTGGTGTTACAGACGTCGATCAGGCGCATCCTGGCATGGTCAATACTGCCTTGCTCGAGCCACTCGttcgaagctcggaagagcaCCCTTGGATCTCGTGGAGGCCTCGGTCAAGGCTGTGA